One part of the Gossypium raimondii isolate GPD5lz chromosome 1, ASM2569854v1, whole genome shotgun sequence genome encodes these proteins:
- the LOC105786217 gene encoding protein STRICTOSIDINE SYNTHASE-LIKE 2 produces MASKPFIALATTVLFFSLIAVNHFGKPFHGKLGEMEIVPITDAVGPESVAFHPVGDGPYVGISDGRIIKWQPNEHRWISFGITSPNREGCEGTDDHETREHICGRPLGICFHESTGDLYIADAYMGLLKLGPAGGLATPIPTHAQPQPIPSTFTNSLDINQSDGSIYFTHTSSLYHRRNHIAVVLSGDKTGMLLKYEQESKQITVLLTNLSFPNGVALSKDGSFLVFAETTKCRILRYWLSTPKAGNLETLAQLPGFPDNIKRSPRGGFWVAIHSRRCKVLSWILSYSKLGNALIWVLPVDVITKAYSVMSKYLGSGLALRISEEGVVLETLELESGNKMSSISEVQEKDDHLWMGSINMPFLGVYRL; encoded by the exons ATGGCCTCAAAACCCTTCATCGCATTAGCCACCACTGTTCTCTTCTTCTCCCTCATCGCCGTCAATCATTTTGGGAAACCTTTCCACGGCAAACTTGGGGAAATGGAAATTGTCCCAATTACGGATGCCGTAGGACCTGAAAGTGTAGCATTTCACCCAGTTGGAGACGGTCCCTACGTCGGAATATCCGACGGTCGGATTATCAAGTGGCAACCAAATGAGCATCGGTGGATCAGTTTTGGCATCACTTCTCCTAACAG AGAAGGGTGTGAAGGGACAGACGATCATGAAACTAGGGAACACATATGTGGACGTCCATTAGGCATATGCTTCCACGAGAGTACCGGTGACCTTTACATTGCGGATGCATACATGGGACTGCTAAAACTAGGTCCAGCAGGTGGCTTAGCCACTCCTATCCCAACGCATGCTCAACCTCAACCTATCCCTTCCACATTCACCAATAGCTTGGACATCAATCAATCTGATGGCTCCATTTATTTCACCCACACCTCTTCTCTTTATCACAGGAG GAACCATATAGCAGTGGTTCTAAGTGGGGATAAAACAGGAATGCTGTTGAAATACGAGCAAGAAAGCAAACAAATCACTGTCCTTCTAACCAATCTTTCGTTCCCAAATGGAGTGGCATTAAGCAAAGATGGCAGCTTTCTTGTGTTTGCAGAAACCACCAAATGCAGGATCCTAAGGTACTGGTTATCAACACCCAAAGCTGGAAACCTGGAAACATTGGCACAACTCCCAGGATTCCCAGACAATATCAAAAGGAGCCCCAGAGGAGGATTTTGGGTGGCCATTCATTCACGAAGATGCAAGGTTTTGTCATGGATTCTTTCGTATTCAAAACTAGGGAATGCTTTGATTTGGGTATTGCCTGTTGATGTCATTACCAAAGCTTATTCAGTGATGTCGAAGTATTTAGGAAGTGGGCTGGCATTGAGGATAAGTGAAGAGGGTGTTGTTTTAGAAACTTTGGAACTTGAGAGTGGGAATAAAATGAGTTCCATAAGTGAAGTGCAAGAGAAAGATGACCACTTATGGATGGGATCAATTAACATGCCTTTCCTCGGTGTGTATaggttataa